In Pyrus communis chromosome 8, drPyrComm1.1, whole genome shotgun sequence, one genomic interval encodes:
- the LOC137743089 gene encoding ankyrin repeat-containing protein ITN1-like, with product MQEVESIVHPKDCESVNKDKKTPRKVFTENHKELGKEAEKSMKETATSCTVVGALIVTIMFAAAFIVPGENDEKAGRRTFLTNSALTTFIVSDAISLFSSTTSVIMFLGILTSRYSEDDFYKSLPTKMIIGLFTLFLSIATMMIVFSSGLYIMLEGKSSIVIPSILLASVPVTSFILMQFPLFVELFINTFGPGIFDRKQKNLF from the coding sequence ATGCAGGAGGTGGAGAGCATTGTACATCCTAAGGATTGTGAATCTGTAAACAAAGACAAGAAGACACCACGAAAAGTATTTACGGAGAATCACAAAGAATTGGGGAAAGAGGCGGAAAAGTCAATGAAGGAAACAGCAACTTCTTGTACAGTTGTAGGTGCTCTTATTGTCACCATAATGTTTGCTGCAGCATTCATAGTTCCTGGTGAAAATGATGAAAAGGCAGGTCGTCGTACATTCTTAACTAATAGTGCGCTCACCACTTTTATAGTTTCAGATGCAATCTCACTCTTTTCTTCAACAACTTCGGTTATCATGTTTTTGGGCATTCTCACGTCACGTTATTCTGAAGATGATTTCTACAAATCCTTGCCCACAAAAATGATAATAGgccttttcaccctctttttaTCCATTGCCACCATGATGATTGTCTTTTCTTCAGGTCTTTACATTATGCTTGAGGGGAAATCATCGATTGTTATTCCAAGCATTTTGCTTGCCAGTGTTCCAGTTACCTCGTTCATATTGATGCAATTTCCATTGTTTGTTGAGTTATTCATTAATACTTTTGGACCTGGAATATTTGATAGGAAgcagaaaaatttgttttga